In Brachypodium distachyon strain Bd21 chromosome 2, Brachypodium_distachyon_v3.0, whole genome shotgun sequence, one genomic interval encodes:
- the LOC100832537 gene encoding protein BREAST CANCER SUSCEPTIBILITY 2 homolog A isoform X4 — protein MQRRWQVFAQPDGSLAWIPVAPPAPPPLPGRAAGSALPTVPAAAVAPAPAASGDDGALVEETLGAGGAEGARAASMKDILVQARNKMVEGDGMSEAIVDGGKDELFCTGSGRSVSVSERTIRRARALVGDEAGETSNKRIKQPIGDGADLEGELGGMDVSFRGEGHNSSMSPVFQTGSGKAVSLSKDSVQKARVILEDVGGVDSMEQFPLFQTGSGRAVSVSVASFQKAKSVLGENNTSGGNTESFGRPDQPMMFQTGSGRPVMISEGPTESCRAAVLEEDAEKSGHCGTNCQFPMFQTGLGRPVAVSRSSVQKARAVLEEQNIKETGHGDTSDCPTILQTETPRSVLMSSSLITNDRSVTPKGDSTMQGRSVAISKSSIKRASAVLEPRNIAKELEDEAHLHGGHDGALVFKTGLGRTILASENSIKKVQVILEAQEEAKSVNNDNGEAYAEDATFQAGAQKFVPQNGSSSHNASILFEQGSFAEKGYEDYGSQLPMFQTGSGKSVLISESSVQKARAVLEEECNMNRDNHKLLNSKDKKFHVFTSPLKTTCARTVNISSVGVSRAAALLGLEENTLSTQFFGHVGEKLGTKITVERENPEQRLGTASVHGISGGCSMSSFPTENQVLKEPHMSFLLSNSTLSDSGECPIRFSTAGGRSMAISSDALQRAKSLLGESELAVSKDDLVGHSSVSVSKDEIPSSTLAWKEGDLDLPKISRAEGKTELSTFSHEAIPEKKHTGSFGYAVPDTLATKGNGNRFHVGSHSISNIPKIPKPSSRCLSESDNASDTKDMARRLHMPSGALVDITNFMGEHSGNINHVNNEKRRSVGRNSASPFKRPRSSRFIAPINTNKQSSTGVHKLPPTLITPCRTKLSACYPFQHKRKTWKEYFGGRPCFNLSKEHLTDEVKLMDAKRAEKYTFDSLGTGAEEFQKMLLACGASSTYATKEWVSNHYKWIVWKLASLERCYPTKAAGKFLTVANVFEELKYRYDREVNNGHRSAIKKILEGNALPSLMMVLCISAIHSRPGISKCKLEAGRADTNEDISGNKSLTAAHRNKSAQIELTDGWYALEASLDVALSEQLDKRKLSIGQKLRIWGASLCGWTGPVSFHEASGTVKLMVHVNGSYRARWDDTLGFCKHVGPPLAFKCIKASGGRVPRTLVGVSRIYPVLYKEKLPDGRSVVRSERMERKAVQMYHQRVSKITEDILCEQEENCGSTDDSEEGAKICKMLERAAEPEVMMAGMTSEQMMSFSSYQEKQKVVRQNKVAKKVEKALEVAGLGPRDITPFLKLRVTSLVHKTTATKTTKEGLITIWNPTEKQKADLVEGQIYFVTGLVPCTYCTDILYLHARGPSTMWKQLASVQAKDFEPFFTPRKVVELSSFGDVPLASEFDIAGVVLHVGDVYLCSSQKRQWLFLTDGSKFISGQQSTEQNDCLLAVSFSCPIAGDDYAFFSYALSGNTVGFSNLVKRQKDQMRRLWVAEATESTTYTISHEISKRSHLKEAATCAEKWASSSYPKIQELKERVLCIIGDSGG, from the exons ATGCAGAGGAGGTGGCAGGTCTTTGCCCAGCCCGACGGCAGCCTCGCCTGGATCCCcgtcgcgccgcccgctcctccgccgctgccggggcgcgCCGCGGGTTCGGCCCTGCCGACGGTGCCCGCCGCGGCCGtagcccccgcccccgccgcctctgGGGACGACGGCGCGCTGGTAGAAG AAACCCtaggcgcgggcggcgccgaggGAGCCCGTGCCGCGTCCATGAAGGACATCCTCGTCCAAG CTCGGAATAAGATGGTTGAAGGTGACGGGATGTCCGAAGCAATTGTGGATGGAGGAAAGGATGAGCTGTTCTGCACTGGATCGGGGAGATCAGTGTCTGTCAGTGAGAGGACCATAAGGAGAGCCAGAGCGTTAGTTGGTGATGAGGCGGGGGAGACGAGTAATAAGAGGATAA AGCAACCGATTGGTGATGGCGCTGATTTAGAGGGCGAATTGGGAGGCATGGATGTATCATTTAGAG GTGAAGGGCATAACAGTAGCATGTCCCCAGTGTTCCAAACTGGATCAGGAAAAGCAGTCTCGCTGAGCAAGGACTCAGTCCAGAAGGCAAGAGTTATTTTAGAAG ATGTGGGAGGTGTGGACAGCATGGAACAGTTTCCATTATTCCAAACTGGTTCAGGTCGAGCTGTATCAGTCAGTGTGGCATCTTTTCAGAAAGCCAAGTCTGTCTTGGGGGAAAATAATACGAGCGGAG GAAATACAGAGAGTTTTGGTAGGCCTGACCAGCCTATGATGTTCCAAACTGGTTCAGGAAGGCCAGTCATGATCAGCGAAGGACCCACTGAGAGCTGTAGGGCTGCGGTGTTGGAGGAAGACGCTGAAAAGAGTG GACATTGCGGTACCAACTGCCAGTTCCCAATGTTCCAAACAGGTTTAGGGAGGCCTGTTGCTGTGAGCCGGAGCTCAGTTCAGAAGGCAAGGGCAGTATTGGAGGAACAGAATATTAAAGAAACTG GACATGGAGATACCAGTGATTGTCCCACAATTCTTCAAACTGAAACACCGAGGTCCGTTTTGATGAGTAGCAGCTTAATCACGAATGATAGATCTGTCACACCAAAGGGAGATAGTACAATGCAAG GGAGGTCAGTTGCAATAAGTAAGAGCTCAATTAAGAGGGCTAGTGCAGTTCTGGAGCCAAGGAACATTGCAAAGGAATTGGAAG ATGAAGCTCATTTACATGGTGGCCATGATGGCGCTCTAGTGTTTAAAACTGGACTTGGAAGAACCATCTTAGCAAGTGAGAACTCTATAAAGAAAGTACAGGTTATTTTAGAGgctcaagaagaagctaaAAGTG TAAATAATGACAATGGAGAAGCCTATGCTGAAGATGCAACGTTCCAAGCTGGAGCGCAAAAGTTTGTACCCCAAAATGGAAGTTCAAGTCATAATGCCAGTATCCTCTTTGAGCAAGGAAGCTTTGCGGAGAAAG gatATGAAGACTATGGAAGTCAACTGCCGATGTTCCAAACCGGATCTGGAAAGTCGGTCTTGATTAGTGAAAGCTCAGTGCAGAAGGCAAGGGCTGTTCTGGAGGAAGAATGCAATATGAACAGAG ATAATCATAAGCTCCTTAACAGCAAGGACAAAAAGTTTCATGTCTTTACTTCGCCTCTGAAGACAACCTGTGCAAGAACAGTAAATATATCTTCAGTTGGAGTTTCTCGAGCTGCTGCTTTGTTGGGGTTGGAGGAGAATACCCTTTCAACACAATTTTTCGGACACGTGGGAGAAAAGCTAGGTACAAAGATAACTGTTGAGCGGGAAAATCCAGAACAGAGGCTTGGTACTGCATCTGTTCATGGAATTTCTGGTGGTTGCTCCATGAGTTCTTTCCCAACAGAAAACCAAGTACTTAAGGAACCACATATGTCATTTCTACTTTCTAATAGCACTCTCTCCGATTCTGGTGAGTGTCCTATCAGATTCAGTACTGCAGGTGGCAGATCAATGGCTATTTCTAGTGATGCACTTCAACGCGCGAAAAGCCTTTTGGGTGAATCAGAACTTGCGGTTTCGAAAGATGATTTAGTTGGGCACTCTTCGGTATCTGTTTCTAAAGATGAGATACCAAGTTCAACTCTTGCCTGGAAAGAAGGTGATCTTGATTTACCAAAAATAAGTAGGGCTGAGGGCAAAACTGAATTATCAACATTTTCTCACGAAGCAATTCCTGAGAAGAAGCACACTGGTTCCTTTGGATATGCTGTACCCGATACCctggcgaccaagggaaatGGTAACAGGTTTCATGTGGGGAGTCATTCAATCAGTAATATCCCAAAGATCCCGAAGCCTTCTTCCAGATGTTTATCTGAATCAGACAATGCAAGTGACACTAAGGACATGGCTCGACGACTCCATATGCCATCGGGAGCATTGGTTGACATCACTAACTTCATGGGTGAACATTCTGGAAATATCAACCATGTTAATaatgagaagagaagaagtgTGGGAAGAAATTCTGCATCCCCATTTAAACGGCCCCGCTCATCCAG GTTCATCGCGCCTATAAACACCAACAAACAGTCCTCTACTG GAGTACACAAACTGCCACCAACTCTGATCACTCCCTGTCGAACAAAGCTTTCTGCATGTTATCCTTTTCAACATAAAAGGAAAACTTGGAAAGAGTATTTCGGTGGCCGTCCTTGCTTCAATCTTTCG AAGGAACATCTAACAGATGAAGTAAAGCTCATGGATGCAAAAAGAGCTGAGAAGTATACGTTCGATAGCTTGGGTACTGGTGCAGAAGAATTTCAGAAGATGCTGCTTGCCTGTGGTGCTTCGTCGACATATGCAACTAAAGA ATGGGTGAGCAATCACTATAAATGGATCGTGTGGAAACTTGCTTCACTTGAGAGATGCTATCCAACTAAAGCTGCTGGTAAATTCTTGACAGTTGCTAATGTTTTTGAAGAGCTGAAGTATAG GTATGACAGAGAAGTGAACAATGGCCATCGGTCAGCAATAAAGAAGATTTTAGAAGGAAATGCTTTGCCATCTTTGATGATGGTGCTGTGCATTTCAGCTATTCACTCTCGTCCTGGCATAAGCAAATGTAAGTTGGAGGCTGGTAGAGCAGATACAAACGAGGACATCAGTGGCAATAAAAGCCTGACAGCTGCTCATAGAAACAAGTCTGCACAAATTGAATTAACTGATGGATG GTATGCCCTAGAAGCTTCATTAGATGTGgcactttccgaacaactagATAAAAGAAAGCTTTCTATCGGACAAAAGCTTCGG ATATGGGGAGCTTCTTTGTGTGGTTGGACTGGGCCTGTATCATTTCATGAG GCATCTGGTACCGTCAAATTGATGGTCCATGTAAATGGCAGTTATCGTGCAAGATGGGACGATACTTTGGGGTTCT GCAAGCATGTTGGACCCCCGCTGGCATTCAAGTGCATAAAAGCTTCCGGTGGCCGAGTCCCTAGGACACTGGTTGGAGTTTCAAGGATATATCCTGTTCTGTACAAGGAGAAGTTGCCCGATGGTCGATCTGTTGTGAGATCTGAAAGGATGGAAAGAAAGGCGGTACAAATGTACCACCAAAG AGTATCTAAGATCACGGAAGATATTCTGTGTgaacaagaagaaaactgTGGCAGTACTGATGATAGTGAGGAAGGGGCGAAAATTTGCAAAATGCTAGAGCGGGCGGCTGAGCCTGAAGTTATGATGGCAGGCATGACTTCAGAGCAGATGATGTCTTTCTCCTCTTATCAAGAAAAGCAAAAG GTAGTTAGGCAAAACAAAGTGGCCAAGAAGGTTGAAAAGGCACTGGAAGTTGCTGGCCTTGGTCCAAGAGATATTACACCATTTTTGAAATTGAGAGTGACGAGCCTTGTTCATAAAACCACTGCTACAAAAACCACCAAGGAAGGGCTAATAACAATTTGGAACCCTACCGAGAAGCAA AAAGCCGACCTGGTGGAGGGACAAATTTATTTTGTCACAGGACTGGTGCCTTGTACCTATTGTACTGACATTCTTTACTTGCATGCTAGAGGACCATCTACGATGTGGAAGCAGTTAGCATCAGTACAGGCTAAAGATTTTGA ACCATTTTTCACTCCACGTAAGGTGGTTGAACTGTCATCATTTGGTGATGTACCACTTGCAAG TGAATTTGACATTGCAGGTGTTGTTTTGCATGTCGGCGACGTTTATTTATGTAGCAGCCAGAAAAGGCAGTGGCTCTTTTTGACAGATGGATCTAAATTTATCTCAGGCCAGCAGTCCACAGAGCAAAACGATTGTCTTCTAGCAGTTAGCTTTTCTTGCCCAATTGCTGGTGACGACTATGCATTTTTCAGTTATGCCCTTTCTGGAAATACA GTTGGTTTCAGTAATCTCGTCAAGCGACAGAAAGACCAGATGAGGCGCTTATGGGTAGCCGAGGCAACAGAGAGCACCACCTATACCATTTCCCATGAGATCTCCAAAAGATCGCATCTTAAGGAAGCTGCGACATGTGCTGAGAAATGGGCTTCAAGTTCTTATCCT AAAATTCAGGAGCTAAAGGAAAGGGTTTTGTGCATAATTGGTGACAGTGGTGGCTGA
- the LOC100832537 gene encoding protein BREAST CANCER SUSCEPTIBILITY 2 homolog B isoform X3 → MQRRWQVFAQPDGSLAWIPVAPPAPPPLPGRAAGSALPTVPAAAVAPAPAASGDDGALVEETLGAGGAEGARAASMKDILVQARNKMVEGDGMSEAIVDGGKDELFCTGSGRSVSVSERTIRRARALVGDEAGETSNKRIKQPIGDGADLEGELGGMDVSFRGEGHNSSMSPVFQTGSGKAVSLSKDSVQKARVILEDVGGVDSMEQFPLFQTGSGRAVSVSVASFQKAKSVLGENNTSGESFGRPDQPMMFQTGSGRPVMISEGPTESCRAAVLEEDAEKSGHCGTNCQFPMFQTGLGRPVAVSRSSVQKARAVLEEQNIKETGHGDTSDCPTILQTETPRSVLMSSSLITNDRSVTPKGDSTMQEKNHVDDDHLPLFQTGLGRSVAISKSSIKRASAVLEPRNIAKELEDEAHLHGGHDGALVFKTGLGRTILASENSIKKVQVILEAQEEAKSVNNDNGEAYAEDATFQAGAQKFVPQNGSSSHNASILFEQGSFAEKGYEDYGSQLPMFQTGSGKSVLISESSVQKARAVLEEECNMNRDNHKLLNSKDKKFHVFTSPLKTTCARTVNISSVGVSRAAALLGLEENTLSTQFFGHVGEKLGTKITVERENPEQRLGTASVHGISGGCSMSSFPTENQVLKEPHMSFLLSNSTLSDSGECPIRFSTAGGRSMAISSDALQRAKSLLGESELAVSKDDLVGHSSVSVSKDEIPSSTLAWKEGDLDLPKISRAEGKTELSTFSHEAIPEKKHTGSFGYAVPDTLATKGNGNRFHVGSHSISNIPKIPKPSSRCLSESDNASDTKDMARRLHMPSGALVDITNFMGEHSGNINHVNNEKRRSVGRNSASPFKRPRSSRFIAPINTNKQSSTGVHKLPPTLITPCRTKLSACYPFQHKRKTWKEYFGGRPCFNLSKEHLTDEVKLMDAKRAEKYTFDSLGTGAEEFQKMLLACGASSTYATKEWVSNHYKWIVWKLASLERCYPTKAAGKFLTVANVFEELKYRYDREVNNGHRSAIKKILEGNALPSLMMVLCISAIHSRPGISKCKLEAGRADTNEDISGNKSLTAAHRNKSAQIELTDGWYALEASLDVALSEQLDKRKLSIGQKLRIWGASLCGWTGPVSFHEASGTVKLMVHVNGSYRARWDDTLGFCKHVGPPLAFKCIKASGGRVPRTLVGVSRIYPVLYKEKLPDGRSVVRSERMERKAVQMYHQRVSKITEDILCEQEENCGSTDDSEEGAKICKMLERAAEPEVMMAGMTSEQMMSFSSYQEKQKVVRQNKVAKKVEKALEVAGLGPRDITPFLKLRVTSLVHKTTATKTTKEGLITIWNPTEKQKADLVEGQIYFVTGLVPCTYCTDILYLHARGPSTMWKQLASVQAKDFEPFFTPRKVVELSSFGDVPLASEFDIAGVVLHVGDVYLCSSQKRQWLFLTDGSKFISGQQSTEQNDCLLAVSFSCPIAGDDYAFFSYALSGNTVGFSNLVKRQKDQMRRLWVAEATESTTYTISHEISKRSHLKEAATCAEKWASSSYPKIQELKERVLCIIGDSGG, encoded by the exons ATGCAGAGGAGGTGGCAGGTCTTTGCCCAGCCCGACGGCAGCCTCGCCTGGATCCCcgtcgcgccgcccgctcctccgccgctgccggggcgcgCCGCGGGTTCGGCCCTGCCGACGGTGCCCGCCGCGGCCGtagcccccgcccccgccgcctctgGGGACGACGGCGCGCTGGTAGAAG AAACCCtaggcgcgggcggcgccgaggGAGCCCGTGCCGCGTCCATGAAGGACATCCTCGTCCAAG CTCGGAATAAGATGGTTGAAGGTGACGGGATGTCCGAAGCAATTGTGGATGGAGGAAAGGATGAGCTGTTCTGCACTGGATCGGGGAGATCAGTGTCTGTCAGTGAGAGGACCATAAGGAGAGCCAGAGCGTTAGTTGGTGATGAGGCGGGGGAGACGAGTAATAAGAGGATAA AGCAACCGATTGGTGATGGCGCTGATTTAGAGGGCGAATTGGGAGGCATGGATGTATCATTTAGAG GTGAAGGGCATAACAGTAGCATGTCCCCAGTGTTCCAAACTGGATCAGGAAAAGCAGTCTCGCTGAGCAAGGACTCAGTCCAGAAGGCAAGAGTTATTTTAGAAG ATGTGGGAGGTGTGGACAGCATGGAACAGTTTCCATTATTCCAAACTGGTTCAGGTCGAGCTGTATCAGTCAGTGTGGCATCTTTTCAGAAAGCCAAGTCTGTCTTGGGGGAAAATAATACGAGCGGAG AGAGTTTTGGTAGGCCTGACCAGCCTATGATGTTCCAAACTGGTTCAGGAAGGCCAGTCATGATCAGCGAAGGACCCACTGAGAGCTGTAGGGCTGCGGTGTTGGAGGAAGACGCTGAAAAGAGTG GACATTGCGGTACCAACTGCCAGTTCCCAATGTTCCAAACAGGTTTAGGGAGGCCTGTTGCTGTGAGCCGGAGCTCAGTTCAGAAGGCAAGGGCAGTATTGGAGGAACAGAATATTAAAGAAACTG GACATGGAGATACCAGTGATTGTCCCACAATTCTTCAAACTGAAACACCGAGGTCCGTTTTGATGAGTAGCAGCTTAATCACGAATGATAGATCTGTCACACCAAAGGGAGATAGTACAATGCAAG AGAAAAATCATGTGGATGATGACCACTTACCGTTGTTTCAAACTGGGTTAGGGAGGTCAGTTGCAATAAGTAAGAGCTCAATTAAGAGGGCTAGTGCAGTTCTGGAGCCAAGGAACATTGCAAAGGAATTGGAAG ATGAAGCTCATTTACATGGTGGCCATGATGGCGCTCTAGTGTTTAAAACTGGACTTGGAAGAACCATCTTAGCAAGTGAGAACTCTATAAAGAAAGTACAGGTTATTTTAGAGgctcaagaagaagctaaAAGTG TAAATAATGACAATGGAGAAGCCTATGCTGAAGATGCAACGTTCCAAGCTGGAGCGCAAAAGTTTGTACCCCAAAATGGAAGTTCAAGTCATAATGCCAGTATCCTCTTTGAGCAAGGAAGCTTTGCGGAGAAAG gatATGAAGACTATGGAAGTCAACTGCCGATGTTCCAAACCGGATCTGGAAAGTCGGTCTTGATTAGTGAAAGCTCAGTGCAGAAGGCAAGGGCTGTTCTGGAGGAAGAATGCAATATGAACAGAG ATAATCATAAGCTCCTTAACAGCAAGGACAAAAAGTTTCATGTCTTTACTTCGCCTCTGAAGACAACCTGTGCAAGAACAGTAAATATATCTTCAGTTGGAGTTTCTCGAGCTGCTGCTTTGTTGGGGTTGGAGGAGAATACCCTTTCAACACAATTTTTCGGACACGTGGGAGAAAAGCTAGGTACAAAGATAACTGTTGAGCGGGAAAATCCAGAACAGAGGCTTGGTACTGCATCTGTTCATGGAATTTCTGGTGGTTGCTCCATGAGTTCTTTCCCAACAGAAAACCAAGTACTTAAGGAACCACATATGTCATTTCTACTTTCTAATAGCACTCTCTCCGATTCTGGTGAGTGTCCTATCAGATTCAGTACTGCAGGTGGCAGATCAATGGCTATTTCTAGTGATGCACTTCAACGCGCGAAAAGCCTTTTGGGTGAATCAGAACTTGCGGTTTCGAAAGATGATTTAGTTGGGCACTCTTCGGTATCTGTTTCTAAAGATGAGATACCAAGTTCAACTCTTGCCTGGAAAGAAGGTGATCTTGATTTACCAAAAATAAGTAGGGCTGAGGGCAAAACTGAATTATCAACATTTTCTCACGAAGCAATTCCTGAGAAGAAGCACACTGGTTCCTTTGGATATGCTGTACCCGATACCctggcgaccaagggaaatGGTAACAGGTTTCATGTGGGGAGTCATTCAATCAGTAATATCCCAAAGATCCCGAAGCCTTCTTCCAGATGTTTATCTGAATCAGACAATGCAAGTGACACTAAGGACATGGCTCGACGACTCCATATGCCATCGGGAGCATTGGTTGACATCACTAACTTCATGGGTGAACATTCTGGAAATATCAACCATGTTAATaatgagaagagaagaagtgTGGGAAGAAATTCTGCATCCCCATTTAAACGGCCCCGCTCATCCAG GTTCATCGCGCCTATAAACACCAACAAACAGTCCTCTACTG GAGTACACAAACTGCCACCAACTCTGATCACTCCCTGTCGAACAAAGCTTTCTGCATGTTATCCTTTTCAACATAAAAGGAAAACTTGGAAAGAGTATTTCGGTGGCCGTCCTTGCTTCAATCTTTCG AAGGAACATCTAACAGATGAAGTAAAGCTCATGGATGCAAAAAGAGCTGAGAAGTATACGTTCGATAGCTTGGGTACTGGTGCAGAAGAATTTCAGAAGATGCTGCTTGCCTGTGGTGCTTCGTCGACATATGCAACTAAAGA ATGGGTGAGCAATCACTATAAATGGATCGTGTGGAAACTTGCTTCACTTGAGAGATGCTATCCAACTAAAGCTGCTGGTAAATTCTTGACAGTTGCTAATGTTTTTGAAGAGCTGAAGTATAG GTATGACAGAGAAGTGAACAATGGCCATCGGTCAGCAATAAAGAAGATTTTAGAAGGAAATGCTTTGCCATCTTTGATGATGGTGCTGTGCATTTCAGCTATTCACTCTCGTCCTGGCATAAGCAAATGTAAGTTGGAGGCTGGTAGAGCAGATACAAACGAGGACATCAGTGGCAATAAAAGCCTGACAGCTGCTCATAGAAACAAGTCTGCACAAATTGAATTAACTGATGGATG GTATGCCCTAGAAGCTTCATTAGATGTGgcactttccgaacaactagATAAAAGAAAGCTTTCTATCGGACAAAAGCTTCGG ATATGGGGAGCTTCTTTGTGTGGTTGGACTGGGCCTGTATCATTTCATGAG GCATCTGGTACCGTCAAATTGATGGTCCATGTAAATGGCAGTTATCGTGCAAGATGGGACGATACTTTGGGGTTCT GCAAGCATGTTGGACCCCCGCTGGCATTCAAGTGCATAAAAGCTTCCGGTGGCCGAGTCCCTAGGACACTGGTTGGAGTTTCAAGGATATATCCTGTTCTGTACAAGGAGAAGTTGCCCGATGGTCGATCTGTTGTGAGATCTGAAAGGATGGAAAGAAAGGCGGTACAAATGTACCACCAAAG AGTATCTAAGATCACGGAAGATATTCTGTGTgaacaagaagaaaactgTGGCAGTACTGATGATAGTGAGGAAGGGGCGAAAATTTGCAAAATGCTAGAGCGGGCGGCTGAGCCTGAAGTTATGATGGCAGGCATGACTTCAGAGCAGATGATGTCTTTCTCCTCTTATCAAGAAAAGCAAAAG GTAGTTAGGCAAAACAAAGTGGCCAAGAAGGTTGAAAAGGCACTGGAAGTTGCTGGCCTTGGTCCAAGAGATATTACACCATTTTTGAAATTGAGAGTGACGAGCCTTGTTCATAAAACCACTGCTACAAAAACCACCAAGGAAGGGCTAATAACAATTTGGAACCCTACCGAGAAGCAA AAAGCCGACCTGGTGGAGGGACAAATTTATTTTGTCACAGGACTGGTGCCTTGTACCTATTGTACTGACATTCTTTACTTGCATGCTAGAGGACCATCTACGATGTGGAAGCAGTTAGCATCAGTACAGGCTAAAGATTTTGA ACCATTTTTCACTCCACGTAAGGTGGTTGAACTGTCATCATTTGGTGATGTACCACTTGCAAG TGAATTTGACATTGCAGGTGTTGTTTTGCATGTCGGCGACGTTTATTTATGTAGCAGCCAGAAAAGGCAGTGGCTCTTTTTGACAGATGGATCTAAATTTATCTCAGGCCAGCAGTCCACAGAGCAAAACGATTGTCTTCTAGCAGTTAGCTTTTCTTGCCCAATTGCTGGTGACGACTATGCATTTTTCAGTTATGCCCTTTCTGGAAATACA GTTGGTTTCAGTAATCTCGTCAAGCGACAGAAAGACCAGATGAGGCGCTTATGGGTAGCCGAGGCAACAGAGAGCACCACCTATACCATTTCCCATGAGATCTCCAAAAGATCGCATCTTAAGGAAGCTGCGACATGTGCTGAGAAATGGGCTTCAAGTTCTTATCCT AAAATTCAGGAGCTAAAGGAAAGGGTTTTGTGCATAATTGGTGACAGTGGTGGCTGA